In the genome of Tripterygium wilfordii isolate XIE 37 chromosome 19, ASM1340144v1, whole genome shotgun sequence, one region contains:
- the LOC119985698 gene encoding uncharacterized protein LOC119985698: MSSSGNSSTTVGSSTDDTDANYPLWKYVTVLERIGKKGGNVKFECKYCHKSYVGSYSRVLAHILEIKGQGIATCNFVTPQVKFEMQELTHEAEHLKRSKSSSIPLPPTSNPHGGMSHMGGSSLMPDVQLKKRKGVNDSAVAKAFNNKAREQLRGEIARMFYSSGLSFHLARNPHFINSYTFASNNNIAGFIPTGYNALRTTLLQRERANIERLLMPIKDSWSEKGVSILYDGWGDPQRRPLINIMAVTESSPMFLRAVNCEGEIKDRFFIANLLKEAIMEVGPRSVVQVVTDNAPVCKSARLIIESQFPHIFWTPCVVHTLNLALKNICAPKNTEANQVAYHECRWISELAEDAVLV, from the exons ATGAGTTCCAGTGGTAATTCTTCAACCACAGTAGGGAGTAGTACTGATGATACAGATGCTAATTATCCCTTATGGAAGTATGTGACTGTGTTAGAAAGAATTGGGAAAAAGGGAGGAAATGTGAAGTTTGAATGTAAATATTGCCATAAAAGTTATGTGGGATCTTATTCCCGTGTGTTAGCTCATATACTTGAGATCAAGGGACAAGGAATAGCTACTTGCAATTTTGTGACTCCTCAAGTTaaatttgagatgcaagaaCTTACTCACGAAGCTGAACATTTGAAGAGGTCGAAATCTTCGTCTATCCCACTCCCACCTACTTCAAATCCACATGGTGGAATGTCACATATGGGTGGAAGTTCACTTATGCCGGATgttcaattgaaaaaaagaaagggtgTTAATGATTCAGCTGTGGCAAAAGCTTTCAATAACAAAGCTCGAGAACAGTTGAGGGGTGAAATTGCTAGGATGTTCTATTCCTCTGGATTGTCATTTCACTTGGCTAGAAATCCTCACTTTATAAATTCCTACACATTTGCATCCAACAACAACATTGCTGGCTTTATTCCAACCGGTTATAATGCATTGAGGACTACACTCCTTCAGAGGGAGAGGGCAAATATTGAAAGGTTGTTAATGCCAATCAAAGATAGTTGGAGTGAAAAAGGTGTAAGTATTCTCTATGATGGATGGGGGGATCCTCAAAGAAGGCCACTCATCAATATTATGGCGGTCACAGAGAGTTCTCCAATGTTCTTAAGAGCTGTCAATTGTGAAGGTGAAATTAAAGACAGGTTCTTCATTGCCAATTTGTTGAAAGAGGCAATAATGGAAGTTGGACCGAGAAGTGTGGTTCAAGTTGTTACGGATAATGCCCCGGTATGCAAGTCCGCAAGGTTGATCATTGAGTCACAATTTCCTCACATCTTTTGGACACCTTGTGTGGTGCACACTTTAAATCTTGCTTTGAAGAATATTTGTGCACCCAAGAATACCGAAGCTAACCAAGTTGCTTATCATGAGTGTCGTTGGATTAGTGAACTTGCAGAGGATGCGGTGCTG GTTTAA